A stretch of the Methermicoccus shengliensis DSM 18856 genome encodes the following:
- a CDS encoding PUA domain-containing protein gives MRVKKRRFLRERQRRHVLAELKRYLPEGVCFDEARLELVELERSPLGLVLVDGEPLVLMVDERAVPSLRCALEFGIRRGEVVVDAGAVRHVVNGADIMAPGVVRADEDIVRGDVVYVKEEVHGKFLCVGEALVDGPSLRGERGRVVKNIHHVGDELWKLEL, from the coding sequence ATGAGAGTGAAGAAGAGGCGGTTTCTGAGGGAGAGGCAGAGAAGACATGTCCTCGCAGAGCTGAAGAGGTATCTCCCAGAGGGTGTGTGCTTTGATGAGGCAAGGCTGGAGCTCGTGGAGCTGGAGCGCTCTCCATTGGGCCTCGTGCTGGTGGATGGCGAGCCGCTGGTGCTCATGGTGGATGAGAGAGCTGTGCCCAGCCTGCGATGTGCCCTCGAGTTTGGCATCAGGCGGGGAGAGGTGGTGGTGGATGCCGGTGCGGTAAGGCACGTGGTCAATGGTGCCGACATCATGGCTCCGGGTGTGGTGAGAGCCGACGAAGACATCGTGCGAGGGGATGTGGTGTATGTGAAGGAGGAGGTGCATGGCAAGTTCCTGTGCGTGGGTGAGGCGCTGGTGGATGGTCCCTCGCTGAGGGGGGAGAGAGGCAGGGTGGTGAAGAACATACATCACGTGGGCGATGAGCTATGGAAGCTCGAGCTCTGA
- a CDS encoding LSM domain-containing protein yields MGNRPLDVLGDALNSSVLVRLKGAREFRGMLTGYDMHMNLVLEDAEELLEDGSRKLGTVVVRGDNVVYISP; encoded by the coding sequence ATGGGAAACAGGCCTCTTGATGTACTCGGTGATGCACTTAACTCCTCTGTTCTCGTCAGGCTCAAGGGAGCCAGAGAGTTCAGGGGTATGCTGACAGGGTATGACATGCACATGAACCTCGTGCTCGAGGATGCCGAGGAGCTGCTCGAGGATGGCTCCCGAAAGCTGGGCACGGTGGTGGTGAGGGGAGACAACGTGGTATATATCTCACCATGA
- a CDS encoding 50S ribosomal protein L37e codes for MTKGTPSFAGGHRTHIRCRRCGRVSYHMRDKVCAACGFGRSSRMRSYRWQNKCKY; via the coding sequence ATGACAAAGGGAACTCCTTCGTTTGCTGGAGGGCACAGAACCCATATACGATGCAGGAGATGTGGAAGAGTGTCCTACCACATGAGGGACAAGGTGTGCGCTGCGTGTGGATTTGGACGAAGCTCTCGGATGCGGAGCTACCGATGGCAAAATAAGTGTAAGTACTGA